The Candidatus Saccharibacteria bacterium RAAC3_TM7_1 nucleotide sequence ACTACATTATGACACGCTCAATATGCCACGAACGACATATGGCGTCGTCTCCCAGCCCTCAACTGCAATTGTATCTATTCCCATTGCTCGCACAGGGTAGTCATTACCACCCTCCTCGAGTCGATCCCCAATAAATAGAGCGTCTGACTTCTTCATGCCCAACGCATCGAGAAGCTTCTGCATCCCATAAGCCTTGTCGATCCCTTTGGCCGTAATGTCTACGGTTGTAGTACCTCCATAGCGAACCTCAAAATCAGGTAGCTCCTCTGCAATTGCTTCGGTGAGACTATAGGCATCTTCTTTATGCCTATTAAACCACTCATACTTTGCTTCAGCTGGTGCTTTTTGTCCAAGCAGTGACATAGAGATTTGACTCAGACGATCCTCAATCACCTCACCATATGGATCGGCAGGCCATAGACCAGCTGCTTTGGCGTGACGCTCACATACTTCGGCAATTTTGCTCTTTTGTTCATCGGTAAAGTCCTCTGCATACTCGAGCCTCCAGTTTGCCGCGTCACCCTGGTACGTGTAGTATCTGGTACCACACGTTGGTAAGATATGCATGTTTCTAAGCTCTTCGGCAGTCGCCGACCCCAGCGGCTCTATAATGTTGGTCTGAAAGATCTCGTAGCGACTCCCTGAAATAATAGCTACTTGATAGTGCTCAAGTAAACGAGCTAGTAAATCGCGCATCTCATCTGTTATAGGGTTCTTTGACTTAACTAAGGTATCGTCTACGTCAAATGCTATCAACCTCTTTGTCATAATCCTCCTTATGCGTACTATTTTATCAGTACGAAGCTATTCTTGCCTTTTTTGAGAAGGCTTGGCGCGCTTAATGGCTGGTCGTCGCGTAGCTTTTCACCGTTTACGGAAACCGCTCCGCCGGCGATGAGGCGACGAGCCTCACCATTGCTACTGGCCAGGCCGCTTTCAACTAAAACTTGAGTCGCCTTCATCGTAGAAACGACTGGAAGTTCACCGGCTAGAATATCGACGATATCTCCACCCATAGCTTCCAGCGAGGATGTACTAAACAAGGCTTCGGTAGCTTTTTCGACTAATACGGCTTGTTTGTCGCCGTGAACCAATGTAGTAACTTCGTGCGCCAGCTGAGCTTGTAAAGCACGTTTTTCCGGTGCCGATCGATGCTCGGCAATCAGCTTTTCGACCGCTGCTTTATCGAGCAATGTGTAGATTTTTACTAGATCTTCAGCAGTCTCATCATCGACATTCAACCAGAACTGGTAAAACTTGTACGGACTGGTTCTCTTTGGGTCAAGCCAGACAGCACCAGCTTCAGTCTTGCCAAATTTCACTCCAGTCTGCTTATTGACGATAAGTGGTGTCGTAAAAACGTGTGCTTCAGCCTGCTCGAGCCGACGGATCAGTTGCACGCCAGTAATACAATTACCCCACTGGTCGGCACCAGATAGCTGTAATGTTGCGCCTTCCTTGCGGTACAGGTGAAGAAAGTCATACCCCTGGATCAGTGCGTAACTGAATTCGGCATAGCTAATACCTTCTCCACCTTCGCCAATACGCGCCTTTATAAAATCGCGATCCAGCATCTGCGTCATCGGTGCATGCTTGCCAACGTCACGGAGGAACTCAAGGTAGTGAATGTCTTTAAACCAGTCGTAGTTGTCGACAATCTTAAATTCCTTACCGGCAAAAATGGTTTTATACTGTTCGATGATAGCCGCTTTATTATGCTCAATTTCAGCCTGTGTCAGTAGGTCGCGCTCTTGCTTCTTGCCGTCAGGGTCGCCAATCATACCAGTTGCCCCGCCGATTAATAAAATCGCGGTGTGTCCATGGTCTAGGAAATGACGAATCATCATGGCCGGCGCTAAGTTTCCGATATGCATACTATCAGCACTTGGATCGACGCCCCAG carries:
- a CDS encoding HAD hydrolase, family IIB (RAAC3_TM7_1_798) → MTKRLIAFDVDDTLVKSKNPITDEMRDLLARLLEHYQVAIISGSRYEIFQTNIIEPLGSATAEELRNMHILPTCGTRYYTYQGDAANWRLEYAEDFTDEQKSKIAEVCERHAKAAGLWPADPYGEVIEDRLSQISMSLLGQKAPAEAKYEWFNRHKEDAYSLTEAIAEELPDFEVRYGGTTTVDITAKGIDKAYGMQKLLDALGMKKSDALFIGDRLEEGGNDYPVRAMGIDTIAVEGWETTPYVVRGILSVS
- a CDS encoding hypothetical protein (RAAC3_TM7_1_799), yielding MALSDELTWRGFVNQTTLANLTDINEPRTFYWGVDPSADSMHIGNLAPAMMIRHFLDHGHTAILLIGGATGMIGDPDGKKQERDLLTQAEIEHNKAAIIEQYKTIFAGKEFKIVDNYDWFKDIHYLEFLRDVGKHAPMTQMLDRDFIKARIGEGGEGISYAEFSYALIQGYDFLHLYRKEGATLQLSGADQWGNCITGVQLIRRLEQAEAHVFTTPLIVNKQTGVKFGKTEAGAVWLDPKRTSPYKFYQFWLNVDDETAEDLVKIYTLLDKAAVEKLIAEHRSAPEKRALQAQLAHEVTTLVHGDKQAVLVEKATEALFSTSSLEAMGGDIVDILAGELPVVSTMKATQVLVESGLASSNGEARRLIAGGAVSVNGEKLRDDQPLSAPSLLKKGKNSFVLIK